In Pseudomonas sp. P5_109, the genomic window CTGGCGCCGCCTGAGCCTGTACCGCAGTTTCGTGATGCCGGTGGTGCAACTCGAAGGCCTCGACGGAGCGCAACGCCAGCAACGTCTACAGGTGCTTTTGCAGCGAGATGCTGGTGCCGCACGCTGGCTGACGATCATCGGTACGCACTTGGAAGGCGCGTTGTGGATCGGCTTGATGGTGTTGTTCTATCTGCTGCTGCCACAACAGGTCGCGCTCGACTGGAGCTGGCAGTCGCTGATCTCGGCGGCCAACCAGGACTGGCGCTGGCTGGAACACCTGACCAATGCCTTTTATGCACTGGTGCTGGTGGTCTGGGAGCCGATCTATGTCGCCTGCGGCTTCAGCCTTTACCTGAACCGGCGCACCGTGCTTGAGGCCTGGGATATCGAACTGGTGTTCCGCCGAATGCGCCAACGCCTGGTCAATACAGGCGCTGTCTTGCTGTTGGCCGTGATTGTGCTGATGCCAGCCACACACAGCGTGTGGGCCGCAGAACCGGCCCATTCACTCGACAGCCCGCGCTTGCTGGACCAGCCACTGACCAGCCAGGCCTCCAGGGACAGCATCAAGACGATCCTCGAACAGCCGCCCTTCAAGAACCGGGAAACGGTGACCCGCTATCGCTTGGGCGACGACAAACCGGGCGTTGATGCCTCGGACGCCGGCCAGACACCGCAATGGTTGAAGGCGCTGTTGAAGCTGTTCGAGGGGCAGAACTTCGGGGCACTGGCGACACTGATTGAAATCGCGCTGTGGGGCACCGTCATCGCCAGCATCGGCCTGTTGATCTGGCGCTATCGCGACTGGTTGCAGGCGTTCGTCAGCCGGCAACCGACGCTCAAGGTCAAAGCCCCCCGACCATTACCGCAGCAGGCGTTCGGCCTGGACCTCAAGCCCGAGTCCCTGCCCGCCGACATTGCCACCCGCGCTGAAAGCCTCTGGCAGACCCAGCCGCGCGAAGCCCTCGGCTTGCTCTATCGCGCCCTGCTCAGCCGCCTGTTGCACGACTTCAACATCGCGCTCAAAGCCGCCGACACCGAAGGACAGGTGCTGCGCAGTGTCGAGTTGTTACAGCAACCAGCCTTGCTGGCCTACAGCAAAAACCTGACCGGGCACTGGCAAAACATGGCCTATGGTCACCGCTTGCCACCCGAACAGGTGCAACAGGAACTGTGTGATGGCTGGCGAGTGTTGTTCGACGCGGGGGCGGTCCATTGAGTCGGCGCCAGGGGGCGATGGCCGGTGCGTTGGTCGCCGTATTGCTGGCTGCGCTCAGCCTTTATCTGTACCTCAAGGCCGTCCCCTACCAGAGCGAAATCGACCACGGTCCCTCCCCCGAAGCCAATGCCAACCCTTATCTGGCGGCGGAGCTCTTTTTACGCAAGCATGGCCTGAATGTCGGCCACGCCAACGGCCTCGACATCCTGCCCAGTCTCGACCCCCATCAGCACAGCCTGCTGTTGCTCGGGGACCGCTACAACATGACGCCACGACAGATCGACCAGGTGATGAACTGGACCCGGGCTGGCGGGCGACTGCTGTTCGTTGCCGAATCGTTGTGGGATGAAAAACTCGGCCACAGCAATGACCTGCTGCTTGATCGGGTGCAACTGCGCCAGTCCCTGAGCAAAGACCTCAAGGAGCCGCCACCCAATGTCGGCGAAGATCCGTACCCGCACCTGACCAAGCTCTATCTGGAAGACGAAGACGCCCCGGCCTATGCCGGTTTCGATACCGCGTTCCACCTCGAAGACCCGAAGAACCTCGCCCAGGCCTGGGCCAACAGCGCCAGGGCCACGCACATGATGCAACTCAGTTACGGCCTCGGCTCGATCATCGTGGTCACCGATGCCGACTTGTGGAAAACCCCGGCCATCGAGCAATACGACAACGCCTGGCTGCTTTGGTACTTGACCGCCGACACCCGCGTGACACTGATCTTCAACACCGATCACGACAGCGTGCCGACCTTGCTGCTGCGTTATTTCCCCCAGGCACTGGTCGCCTTGCTCGCCTTGCTCGGCCTGGGTTCCTGGCATTTCGGCGTGCGTCGGGGTCCCTTGCTGGAACCGGCACCGAAAGCGCGCCGGCAACTGCAGGAACACCTGCGCGCCAGTGCCGACTTCCTGTTGCGCCGCAATGGTCAGGCCGGCCTGTTGCAAGCCTTGCAGCAGGACATTCTGCGGCGCGTGCGCCGTCGCCACCCCGGCTTCGAACAACTCGGCGTCGCCGAACAATGGCTGGTGCTCGCACGCCTGACCGGCCAACCCACACGCGCTATCAGCCAGGCCATGAGCCCGCGACCGAAGCAACGGCTTTCCAGCGTTGAATTCAGCCGTCAGGTCGCCCACCTGCAATCCCTGAGGAACGCCTTATGAGTGAACCGATCGAAACCGACGCAGCGAGCCATGCCGCTCAGCAGCGTCAGCGTGCCGGCCATCTGGCCCAGGCCGTACGCAAGGAATTGCAAAAAGCAGTGATTGGCCAGGACAGCGTGATCGACGACGTCTTGACGGCGTTGATCGCCGGCGGCCACGTGTTGCTCGAAGGCGTGCCGGGACTGGGCAAGACCTTGTTGGTGCGCGCCCTCGCCCGTTGTTTCGGCGGTGAGTTCGCACGCATCCAGTTCACCCCGGACCTGATGCCCAGCGACGTCACCGGGCACGCGGTGTATGACTTGCAGACCGAGAAATTCAAGCTGCGCAAGGGGCCGTTATTCACCAATCTGCTACTGGCCGACGAGATCAACCGCGCCCCGGCGAAAACCCAGGCGGCGCTGCTCGAAGCCATGCAGGAACGGCAAGTCACCCTCGAAGGCCAACCATTGCCGATTGCGCAACCGTTCATGGTGCTTGCCACGCAAAACCCGATCGAGCAGGAAGGTACTTACCCGTTACCGGAGGCCGAACTGGATCGCTTCATGCTCAAAGTGCGCATGGATTACCCCGACGCCGAGCAAGAGCTGAACATGGTGCGTCAGGTCAGCCGCTCGACTCGGGCCGACATGCTCGATGTCCAGCCAATGCGCACATTGTTGCAGGCCAAGGATGTACTGGCCCTGCAACGCATTGCCAGCGACCTGGCACTGGACGATCAGGTGCTCGATTACGCCGTGCGCCTGGCCCGCGCCACCCGCAGTTGGCCCGGTTTGATCCTCGGCGCCGGCCCACGCGCGTCCATTGCGCTGGTGCGTTGTGCTCGCGCCCGCGCGTTGCTGCGCGGTGGTGAGTTCGTGATTCCGGATGACATCAAGGGTTGCGCCCTGGCCGTGCTGCGCCATCGTGTGCGCATCGCGCCGGAGCTGGACATCGAGGGACTGGATGTCGATCAGGTGCTCCGGCAGATGCTCGACCAAGTGCCGGCGCCGCGCCTGTGAAGCCCTCGCGCCTGATGCTCGCCTGGCTGCTGGTCCTGCTGGCCTGCGGCATTGCGTCGGGTACTTTGCGCGCGTTGGAATTCGCGGTTCCGGCGAATCTCATGGCGATCAACTGGGGACTGCTCCTGGCGCTGCTGGCCCTGGCCCTGCTGGATGCCGTTCGCGTCAAACGCCTGCCTTCACCCCGGCTGAAACGCCAGTTGCCCGGCAGCCTGGCACTGGGTCGATGGAGCGAGGTGCAACTGAACCTGGAACACGACTTTACCCAACCGTTTAACGTAGAGGTTTTCGACCACGTGCCAACGGGCCTGAGCTTCGAACACCTGCCCCTGACGGTCGAGCTGCAACCCGGCCGGCACAGCCAGGCCGGTTATCGCCTGCGTCCGCTCCAGCGTGGTCACTTCAACTTCGAACACTGCGAAATCGACCTGCCAAGTCCCTTGGGGCTCTGGTCGGACAGACGCTTGCTCGAACTACCGGACGCCACCCGCGTCTACCCCGACTTCGCCCGTCTCTATGAGGGGCAATTACTGGCGGTGGATAACTGGCTCAGCCAGCTTGGCGTCCGCCAGAAACAGCGGCGCGGCCTGGGCCTGGAATTTCACCAACTGCGCGAGTTTCGCGAGGGCGACAGCCTGCGGCAGATCGACTGGAAAGCCACAGCGCGCCAGCGCACGCCGATTGCCCGGGAGTATCAGGACGAACGCGATCAGCAGATCATTTTCATGCTCGACTGCGGCCGGCACATGCGCAGCCAGGATGATGAGCTGTCGCACTTCGACCATGCCCTCAACGCCTGTCTGTTGCTCAGCTATGTCGCGCTACGCCAGGGCGACGCGGTGGGCCTGAGTACATTCGCCAGCGAACAACCGCGCCACCTCGCGCCGGTCAAGGGCACCAGCCATCTCAACACCCTGCTCAACAGCGTCTATGACTTGAACAGCAGCCAACGCAGCGCCGACTATCAAGCCGCGGCCACGCAACTGCTGGCACGGCAAAAACGCCGGGCACTGGTGGTGCTGGTGACCAACCTGCGCGAAGAAGACGACGATGAGTTGCTCCCGGCGGTCAAGCGCCTGAGTCAGCAACATCAGGTACTGGTCGCGAGCCTGCGCGAAGACGTGCTCGACACCCTGCGCCAGTCACCCGTGCAGACTTTGCCCGAAGCGCTGGCCTATTGCGGGACCGTGGACTACCTGAATGCACGCGCAGAACTCCATGAGCGCTTGAGCGCTCATGGCGTGTTGGTGATGGATGCACGGCCCGGCGAGTTGGGGGCAGAGCTGGTGACTCGGTACCTGGGCTGGAAAAGAACCGGACTTTGAGCCTGGGCAGTCACTTACAGCCGAACGCCCATTGATCTCAGGCCGAAGCCGGCAGCGGCAGAAAACTGAAATACTGCTTCAGCGCCTGCACCAGTTGCCCATATTCCGGTGGCGCCCGTTGCAGGCTGAACCCGGCGTCGTAATGTCGGGGGGTTGCGTCTTCGTGGCACCACAGGCAACAGGCCTGCAGATCGATGATCCGCTGGCCACCTTCGCTGGCGGGAATTTTCAGGCGCAGGTTGAAGTCCGCGCCGATCATCATCGGCAGGTGGCTGATTAGCATCAGTCCGTCTTCGGAGACATTGCCCAGATAGCCAATGGGTTTGCCGGTGATTCCGTTGAACACTTTGAGGAAATACGGCAGTTGATGCCGCTCGATTCGGCGGTCGGTGAACATGTGCAATTTCGCCATGCAAGGCTCTTAAGCAGAGCCGCACTACTGCTTCGGAACGGGTGTGCATGAGTCTTGGCCCGCTCTCCCCGCTCCCGGTGCGCCAGTCCATACAGCGCTGAGTCCTGCTTATGCCGGTCACAGGTGTTGCCCCGGCTCAGAGGCAAGGCTCTAAAACCGGTTCCTTGGACTATAGCTCACCACCGCCTGGGAGCCAGCGATTGCATGGCAACTGCCATCAGAACTGCGTCGGCTTTACCGTCGCGGCACTGCGCAATGGGTAGTGGCCCAGGCTCTGCAAGGTTTCCAGGCGGGCACGGGCGCGGTAGGCGTATTCGCTTTGCGGATAGGCAGCGATAATGAACTGATAGGTCTGGGCCGCGTCGATAAACATCTTCTGCCGCTCCAGGCACTGGCCGCGCATCATCGACACTTCCGGCCACACGTAAGGCCGCGCGCGGCTGTCGCGCTCGACCTTGGACAGTTCGAGCATCACCTGCTCGCAATTGCCCCGGTCATAGGCGCTGTAGGCATTGTTCAAGTGATGGTTCATTGCCCAACGGGTGCAGCCCGTGGCACTGAGGGCGCCGACGGCAAGGGCAGCAATGAGTACGAATCGCATGGGGATCTCCTGTCTTGAACGCTGTATCGACCCGTGGGCGAAAATCTTCAGGTGCCAGATACAAAGTTGCCAGGATCAATAAAGAAGGCAATAACCAGGTTCTTCGAAAAAACCAAGCTCTTCACGAAAAGTAGTGCATACGAACAATGACTACACCTTCGGAGCATAGTAGCCTCACTCAGCGCTTGAACTCAGGAGTCTTTGCATGTCCGTCCGTCGTACCAAAATCGTCGCCACCCTTGGCCCGGCCAGTAACTCGCCGGAAGTTCTCGAACAGCTGATTCTGGCTGGCCTGGACGTCGCCCGCCTGAACTTCTCCCACGGCACCCCCGACGAGCACAAGGCTCGCGCGAAGCTGGTGCGTGACCTGGCTGCCAAGCATGGCCGCTTCGTCGCCCTGCTGGGTGACCTGCAAGGCCCGAAAATCCGTATCGCCAAATTCGCCAACAAGAAGATCGAGCTGAAGATCGGTGATCAATTCACCTTCTCCACCAGCCATCCTCTGACCGAAGGCAACCAGCAAGTGGTCGGCATCGACTACCCGGATCTGGTCAAGGACTGCGGCGTAGGCGACGAGCTGCTGCTCGACGACGGTCGCGTGGTGATGCGCGTCGATACCGCCACGGCCACCGAACTGCACTGCACCGTGACCATCGGCGGCCCGCTGTCCGACCACAAAGGCATCAACCGTCGCGGTGGCGGCCTGACCGCTCCGGCCCTGACTGAAAAAGACAAGGCCGACATCAAGCTCGCCGCGGAAATGGAAGTCGACTACCTCGCAGTCTCCTTCCCGCGTGACGCCGCCGACATGGAATACGCCCGCCAACTGCGCGACGAAGCCGGCGGCACCGCCTGGCTGGTGGCGAAGATCGAACGCGCCGAAGCCGTGGCCGACGACGAAACCCTCGACGGCCTGATCAAGGCGTCCGACGCGGTGATGGTTGCCCGTGGTGACCTCGGTGTGGAAATCGGCGACGCCGAGCTGGTGGGCATCCAGAAGAAAATCATTCTGCACGCACGCCGCCACAACAAGGCAGTGATCGTCGCGACCCAGATGATGGAGTCGATGATCCAGAACCCGATGCCAACCCGCGCCGAAGTGTCCGACGTAGCCAACGCCGTGCTCGACTACACCGACGCCGTGATGCTCTCGGCCGAAAGTGCCGCTGGCCTGTATCCGCTGGAAGCCGTTCAGGCCATGGCGCGTATCTGCGTCGGCGCCGAAAAGCACCCGACCAGCAAGACCTCCAGCCACCGCATCGGCAAAGAGTTCGAGCGCTGCGACGAAAGCATCGCCCTGGCGACCATGTACACCGCCAACCACTTCCCGGGCGTGAAGGCGATCATCGCCCTGACCGAAAGTGGCTACACCCCGCTGATCATGTCGCGCATCCGCTCCTCGGTGCCGATCTACGCGTTCACCCCGCACCGCGAAGCCCAGGCTCGCGCGGCAATGTTCCGTGGCGTGTACACCATCCCGTTCGACCCGGCTTCGCTGGCGCCGAACGAAGTCAGCCAGAAGGCGATCGACGAGCTGGTCAAGCGCGGCGTCGTACAGAAAGGCGACTGGGTCATCCTGACCAAGGGCGACAGCTACCACACCACCGGCGGCACCAACGGCATGAAGATCCTGCACGTTGGCGATCCGATGGTCTGAGTGACCGCTTGCTGAAAAACAAAAGCCCCGCCATGTGAATGGCGGGGCTTTTTGCTTTCTGATCCGGAAGGTGTATTGGCTGATCCGGTTTCTTCGCGATGTAAGCCCGCTCCCACAGGGTTTTGTGTTGATCACATGATTTGTGAACAACCCCGGTCAATGTGGGAGCGGGCTTGCTCGCGAAGGGGCCGCCCCTGTCACCACAAATTCAATGCCGTTTGATAAACCCGGTCAACGCCGCCAACGCCTCCGGCGATCTCAGCCGCTGGGTAAACAACGCCCCCTCCTCTTCAATCACCTTGCGTAACAGCTCCCGGTCCGGCGCCTTCATCAATTGCTTGCTGATGCGCACCGCTTCCGGCGGCAGCGACTCAAAGCGCAACGCCATCTCCCGAGCCTTGGCCAAGGCCTCTTCGCCACTGCCCAAGGCTTCGGACGCGATGCCCCACGCCGCAGCCTGTTCACCATTGAAACCCTCACCGAGCAGCAGCAACTCCGCCGCTTTCGCCTGCCCGAGCAAGCGCGGCAGGATCAGGCTGGAACCGAACTCAGGACACAGGCCAAGGTTGACGAACGGCATGCGCAACCGTGCATCGCGGCTGACATAGACCAGATCGCAATGCAGCAGCATCGTCGTACCAATGCCCACCGCCGCGCCAGCCACGGCGGCGATCACCGGTTTGCGGCATTCGAGCAGATTGAGCATGAAGTGGAACACCGGGCTGTCGAGGCCGGTCGGCGGTTGCTGGACGAAATCGGCGATGTCGTTGCCGGCGGTGAAGCATTCGGCGGAACCGCTGATCAGCACGGCGTTGATCTCGGGGTCGGCGTCAGCCTGTTTCAACGCCTCGGCCAGATGGCTGTACATGGCGCGGGTCAGGGCGTTTTTCTTGTCCGGGCGATTCAGGCGCAGGGTCAACAGGCCGCGTTCGCGTTCAACTTGGATGGCATCGGTCATGGCAGGTCTCGGCGGTGCGAGGTCAGAAAATTTCATTGTGGCGAGCGAGCTTGCTCGCGCCGGGCTGCGCAGCGGCCCTAAAAACCTGTGAGCGCTGCGCACTCAAGCGCGAGCAAGCTCGCTCGCCACAACAGCGGTTTCAGCGCTCAACCACGGGGCAGGAACACATCGGCCAGCAGTTGATTGCGCGGCAATCCCGCCAGGTACAGGCGCCGGGCAAAGGCGTCGACACTGTCGGGGGCTCCGCAGAGTAAGGCCAGGGTTTGCCGCGAAACAAGGCGCAGTTGCGCCAAAGCCGCTGGCAACTCGGCCGGGGTCCACAGTTCGACACTCAGGTTCGGACGGCTGGCGGCCATGGCTTGCAGCGGTTTGGCCAGGTAATGCTCATCCGCATCATGGGCCAGGTGAATGACGCGGAT contains:
- a CDS encoding tetratricopeptide repeat protein, with product MRFVLIAALAVGALSATGCTRWAMNHHLNNAYSAYDRGNCEQVMLELSKVERDSRARPYVWPEVSMMRGQCLERQKMFIDAAQTYQFIIAAYPQSEYAYRARARLETLQSLGHYPLRSAATVKPTQF
- the pyk gene encoding pyruvate kinase, with protein sequence MSVRRTKIVATLGPASNSPEVLEQLILAGLDVARLNFSHGTPDEHKARAKLVRDLAAKHGRFVALLGDLQGPKIRIAKFANKKIELKIGDQFTFSTSHPLTEGNQQVVGIDYPDLVKDCGVGDELLLDDGRVVMRVDTATATELHCTVTIGGPLSDHKGINRRGGGLTAPALTEKDKADIKLAAEMEVDYLAVSFPRDAADMEYARQLRDEAGGTAWLVAKIERAEAVADDETLDGLIKASDAVMVARGDLGVEIGDAELVGIQKKIILHARRHNKAVIVATQMMESMIQNPMPTRAEVSDVANAVLDYTDAVMLSAESAAGLYPLEAVQAMARICVGAEKHPTSKTSSHRIGKEFERCDESIALATMYTANHFPGVKAIIALTESGYTPLIMSRIRSSVPIYAFTPHREAQARAAMFRGVYTIPFDPASLAPNEVSQKAIDELVKRGVVQKGDWVILTKGDSYHTTGGTNGMKILHVGDPMV
- a CDS encoding PilZ domain-containing protein, which gives rise to MFTDRRIERHQLPYFLKVFNGITGKPIGYLGNVSEDGLMLISHLPMMIGADFNLRLKIPASEGGQRIIDLQACCLWCHEDATPRHYDAGFSLQRAPPEYGQLVQALKQYFSFLPLPASA
- a CDS encoding DUF58 domain-containing protein, with the protein product MKPSRLMLAWLLVLLACGIASGTLRALEFAVPANLMAINWGLLLALLALALLDAVRVKRLPSPRLKRQLPGSLALGRWSEVQLNLEHDFTQPFNVEVFDHVPTGLSFEHLPLTVELQPGRHSQAGYRLRPLQRGHFNFEHCEIDLPSPLGLWSDRRLLELPDATRVYPDFARLYEGQLLAVDNWLSQLGVRQKQRRGLGLEFHQLREFREGDSLRQIDWKATARQRTPIAREYQDERDQQIIFMLDCGRHMRSQDDELSHFDHALNACLLLSYVALRQGDAVGLSTFASEQPRHLAPVKGTSHLNTLLNSVYDLNSSQRSADYQAAATQLLARQKRRALVVLVTNLREEDDDELLPAVKRLSQQHQVLVASLREDVLDTLRQSPVQTLPEALAYCGTVDYLNARAELHERLSAHGVLVMDARPGELGAELVTRYLGWKRTGL
- a CDS encoding DUF4350 domain-containing protein: MAGALVAVLLAALSLYLYLKAVPYQSEIDHGPSPEANANPYLAAELFLRKHGLNVGHANGLDILPSLDPHQHSLLLLGDRYNMTPRQIDQVMNWTRAGGRLLFVAESLWDEKLGHSNDLLLDRVQLRQSLSKDLKEPPPNVGEDPYPHLTKLYLEDEDAPAYAGFDTAFHLEDPKNLAQAWANSARATHMMQLSYGLGSIIVVTDADLWKTPAIEQYDNAWLLWYLTADTRVTLIFNTDHDSVPTLLLRYFPQALVALLALLGLGSWHFGVRRGPLLEPAPKARRQLQEHLRASADFLLRRNGQAGLLQALQQDILRRVRRRHPGFEQLGVAEQWLVLARLTGQPTRAISQAMSPRPKQRLSSVEFSRQVAHLQSLRNAL
- a CDS encoding DUF4129 domain-containing protein yields the protein MRLSDATVVIRPRSTWEAMDLGVLLSQRHRRLLLTSWAMITLPIFALLSWGLWDSPSLALFIFWWLKPAFERLPLYILSKAMFGETPTLKQALQQWPRLLKPQLLASLTWRRLSLYRSFVMPVVQLEGLDGAQRQQRLQVLLQRDAGAARWLTIIGTHLEGALWIGLMVLFYLLLPQQVALDWSWQSLISAANQDWRWLEHLTNAFYALVLVVWEPIYVACGFSLYLNRRTVLEAWDIELVFRRMRQRLVNTGAVLLLAVIVLMPATHSVWAAEPAHSLDSPRLLDQPLTSQASRDSIKTILEQPPFKNRETVTRYRLGDDKPGVDASDAGQTPQWLKALLKLFEGQNFGALATLIEIALWGTVIASIGLLIWRYRDWLQAFVSRQPTLKVKAPRPLPQQAFGLDLKPESLPADIATRAESLWQTQPREALGLLYRALLSRLLHDFNIALKAADTEGQVLRSVELLQQPALLAYSKNLTGHWQNMAYGHRLPPEQVQQELCDGWRVLFDAGAVH
- a CDS encoding MoxR family ATPase; protein product: MSEPIETDAASHAAQQRQRAGHLAQAVRKELQKAVIGQDSVIDDVLTALIAGGHVLLEGVPGLGKTLLVRALARCFGGEFARIQFTPDLMPSDVTGHAVYDLQTEKFKLRKGPLFTNLLLADEINRAPAKTQAALLEAMQERQVTLEGQPLPIAQPFMVLATQNPIEQEGTYPLPEAELDRFMLKVRMDYPDAEQELNMVRQVSRSTRADMLDVQPMRTLLQAKDVLALQRIASDLALDDQVLDYAVRLARATRSWPGLILGAGPRASIALVRCARARALLRGGEFVIPDDIKGCALAVLRHRVRIAPELDIEGLDVDQVLRQMLDQVPAPRL
- a CDS encoding enoyl-CoA hydratase-related protein, which gives rise to MTDAIQVERERGLLTLRLNRPDKKNALTRAMYSHLAEALKQADADPEINAVLISGSAECFTAGNDIADFVQQPPTGLDSPVFHFMLNLLECRKPVIAAVAGAAVGIGTTMLLHCDLVYVSRDARLRMPFVNLGLCPEFGSSLILPRLLGQAKAAELLLLGEGFNGEQAAAWGIASEALGSGEEALAKAREMALRFESLPPEAVRISKQLMKAPDRELLRKVIEEEGALFTQRLRSPEALAALTGFIKRH